A region of Esox lucius isolate fEsoLuc1 chromosome 3, fEsoLuc1.pri, whole genome shotgun sequence DNA encodes the following proteins:
- the pappa2 gene encoding pappalysin-2 produces MLCLRLLAVVLIMINTWLLNSAQSDHIRRYKRTMAQRADNELAHLASEQCWSTRQRRQPTYSASALHLPPVAHPRRYTSRQRGGYHRTPFLESSCSGGCNSDTNSHSGLHAISQWDDGEKKVSQGNSEAVLPKDMEQRHVRSMRMVSSTPDSSKKPPSRAEETVGSNHDSDKPEVDGGRSKGPHKQQLLKKQKRDLTDSSNFHRKVRSSSAVSHGEDSWPAFPEGVINSWGIFSKFQQHSDYSAEDFSGEQEGPPSHGPASTLWGAQIPDIPKWMSALYFNGQKKQLRVNPAAGIELPRAKFSVELWVKPEGGQTNPAIIAGLFDNCSHSLSEKGWSVGIQTVESGGRKDARFFFTVRTDRAPKATTIFGHQHYHPNSWTHLMASYNGLKMTLYIDGAKVAESGLQSGNLHSPFMQTCRTLLLGGDQSDLGHNFRGHVGGIVLWGHPRTHRDLRKGASRNDKVEPKLALWADFSKAERQLSPHKEGNHPSVVIIPMPEREHVSPFLPPTCGLTACDNTDIILSYNNHWQLRTAKRIRYRIVNICNDDGSLPTVSQGQIATQHAALVEAFLSYNISLEMSVHTVRNTSLRQRFVLSNCRIGKIGNRHCDPECDHPLTGHDGGDCLRLGPCYNWKRRDGVCNVECNSIHYDYDDGDCCDPEVTDTLRTCFDPESPDRAYMSVKELKEMLRLSSTDTLNVFFANNSAREELAGSATWPWAKEAITHQGGMVLNPSYFGTAGHNNTMIHEMGHIFGLYHVFKGVSERESCDDPCRETTPSLETGDLCADTAPTPKWKACHDPGLVNDTCGTMVYRGTPYNNYMSYTDDNCTNHFTPNQVARMHCYVDLVYANWLNNRMATPIPLEPMVIGKSSDSVTIHWLPPVTGPLHKSSSTVDGINCRDCDMDSVFHQYAYEATSPRLCDSDGYWTPEEAIGPPDVQQPCEPSLQAWSPELSLYDANVTSPCPETGGCILMLRFLHPVVADSLTVWITYISADEQANTKVELITDTGEVLDMGPQQVFCDVPLTLRVHTRNRVAAVRLSTFDEKMEIDAVMLTSGPQNALCSSCQPLIYRVVRQPPFSGDVVQQTLLTFTDSDILEDVEYEYRVQVEAGGVLSELSPPLLYRHGAPFCGDGLLQGTEDCDDGNLLDGDGCSKKCHMESGFNCNGEPSLCYVYEGDGVCEEFERGNSVRDCGYFTPHGYNDQWASTAAASHQDQSRCPALAATGEPSLDKLCKPQYLEINEKPSHDTWVPCTAQSYTQTYNDEEDTVWLKVGFAQPGVAASVIIYLASDGAWPGEQCRKTVFIQLSDTAGRNHSLGSYELSCQQNPLVVNVTHNLSQPFFLTTAVMLNFSSPFVAVTGVALRTSCHFSAFALNGCLRQPCPTDACGPPQLEHASVTCSPGTESSESSHCIVHCHPGFTLTMLSGQGHPPFQRQTELHCVHGAWDRIVSCQPIDCGLPDQSHVFFAVFSCPWGTTFGKQCSFTCSPPAILQGDSDRLVCLDDGLWSFPEAYCKIECPEPPTVPNARLLVPRCDGTGHDVGTVCRYRCNPGYYVTGNQNTKSKRRFLKVECLEGGKWEEGGCEPVSCPSLPAVFEGMYTCTNGLHYNSLCTLQCPHTSENHTIRCTKEGKWTEEFTICRRLDGGCPPPPDVSQFQYACDQGFDVGAVCYLTCSAALHDPVVLANGTTADNVKHWMLPERVQDIVCTGRMKWHPDPRLIHCIQSCEPFGGDGWCDTINNRAHCEYDGGDCCPSTLSTRKVIQFGADCDQDECTCRDPNAEENKSKATFLEEGLL; encoded by the exons ATGTTGTGTCTCAGACTACTGGCTGTTGTCCTCATTATGATCAACACATGGCTGCTAAACTCTGCTCAATCGGATCATATACGAAGGTACAAGCGCACAATGGCTCAGAGAGCTGACAATGAACTGGCTCACTTAGCCAGTGAACAGTGCTGGTCCACCAGACAGCGGAGGCAACCAACATACTCAGCATCAGCTCTACACCTCCCTCCAGTGGCTCACCCAAGGAGATACACCTCCAGGCAAAGAGGTGGTTATCACAGAACTCCCTTTTTGGAGTCATCCTGTTCAGGTGGGTGCAATTCGGACACAAACTCTCATTCAGGACTGCATGCTATCTCTCAATGGGACGATGGTGAGAAGAAGGTTAGTCAGGGTAACTCGGAGGCAGTTTTACCCAAAGACATGGAGCAGAGACATGTTAGGAGTATGAGGATGGTTAGTTCTACCCCCGACTCCAGTAAAAAACCTCCCAGTCGGGCTGAAGAGACAGTGGGATCAAACCATGACAGTGACAAACCAGAGGTTGATGGTGGGCGCTCTAAAGGCCCACACAAGCAGCAGCTGCTTAAGAAGCAGAAGAGAGATTTGACTGACAGTTCCAACTTCCACAGAAAGGTCCGCAGTAGCTCGGCAGTCTCCCATGGTGAAGACAGTTGGCCAGCTTTCCCTGAGGGTGTAATAAACTCCTGGGGGATATTCTCTAAGTTTCAGCAGCACAGTGACTATTCGGCTGAGGACTTCTCCGGGGAGCAGGAGGGACCACCAAGCCACGGCCCCGCCAGCACGTTGTGGGGTGCCCAGATCCCAGACATCCCTAAGTGGATGTCTGCTTTGTACTTTAATGGACAAAAGAAACAACTGAGGGTAAATCCTGCAGCTGGCATTGAGCTTCCTCGGGCCAAGTTTAGTGTTGAACTGTGGGTCAAACCAGAGGGTGGCCAGACGAACCCAGCCATTATAGCAG ggctttttgacaactgctccCATTCCTTAAGCGAGAAAGGATGGTCCGTAGGTATTCAGACAGTAGAGTCCGGGGGGAGAAAAGATGCCAGATTCTTTTTCACAGTCCGTACCGACCGAGCTCCAAAAGCTACAACTATCTTTGGCCATCAGCACTACCACCCTAACTCATGGACTCACCTGATGGCCAGCTACAACGGCCTCAAGATGACCCTCTACATAGATGGCGCCAAGGTGGCAGAAAGCGGTTTGCAGTCTGGTAACCTCCACAGCCCGTTCATGCAGACCTGTCGAACTCTTCTCCTTGGGGGGGACCAGTCAGACCTTGGGCACAACTTCCGAGGGCACGTCGGCGGCATCGTGTTATGGGGTCACCCTCGGACTCACCGGGACCTGCGTAAAGGGGCTTCTCGGAATGATAAGGTGGAACCGAAGCTCGCTCTCTGGGCCGACTTCTCCAAGGCGGAGCGACAGTTGAGTCCTCACAAGGAAGGCAACCACCCGTCCGTTGTGATCATCCCTATGCCCGAGCGGGAGCATGTGTCGCCCTTCCTCCCCCCGACCTGTGGATTAACAGCCTGTGACAACACCGACATCATCCTCAGCTACAATAACCACTGGCAGCTGCGCACCGCGAAGAGGATCCGCTACCGCATTGTCAACATCTGCAACGACGACGGGAGTCTTCCCACCGTCTCCCAGGGCCAGATCGCGACGCAGCACGCAGCCCTCGTCGAGGCCTTCCTGTCCTACAACATCAGCTTGGAGATGAGCGTCCACACCGTCAGGAACACGTCTCTGCGCCAGCGCTTCGTCCTCAGCAACTGCCGGATCGGTAAGATCGGGAACAGGCACTGTGACCCGGAGTGCGACCACCCTCTGACGGGCCACGATGGTGGGGACTGTCTACGTCTCGGGCCCTGCTACAACTGGAAGAGGCGCGATGGGGTCTGCAACGTCGAGTGCAACAGCATCCACTACGACTACGACGACGGCGACTGCTGTGACCCTGAGGTCACGGACACCCTGAGGACGTGCTTCGACCCCGAGTCCCCGGACAG AGCCTATATGAGTGtgaaggaactgaaagagaTGTTGCGGCTCAGCAGCACAGACACCCTCAACGTTTTCTTTGCCAACAATTCCGCCCGTGAGGAGTTGGCAGGTTCTGCCACGTGGCCATGGGCAAAGGAGGCCATCACCCACCAAG GGGGAATGGTGCTGAATCCGTCCTACTTCGGAACCGCGGGGCACAATAACACAATGATCCATGAGATGGGTCATATATTTGGCTTGTACCACGTCTTCAAGGGGGTCAGCGAGCGGGAGTCCTGCGATGACCCCTGCCGGGAGACCACCCCGTCCTTGGAGACCGGCGACCTGTGCGCAGACACGGCTCCTACGCCCAAGTGGAAAGCCTGCCACGACCCCGGCCTGGTCAACGACACCTGCGGGACGATGGTGTACCGCGGCACGCCGTACAACAACTACATGAGTTACACGG ATGATAACTGCACCAACCATTTCACACCAAATCAAGTCGCTAGGATGCATTGTTACGTGGATCTGGTCTACGCGAACTGGCTGAACAACAGAATGGCCACCCCCATCCCTCTTGAGCCTATGGTGATTGGGAAGAGCTCAGACTCGGTCACCATTCATTGGCTGCCGCCTGTAACAGGGCCACTCCACAAAAG TTCTTCCACAGTGGATGGTATAAACTGCAGGGACTGTGATATGGACAGTGTTTTCCATCAGTATGCCTATGAGGCGACCTCTCCTAGACTCTGCGACTCTGATGGATACTGGACACCTGAAGAGGCTATTG gcCCCCCAGATGTACAGCAACCGTGCGAGCCCAGCCTACAGGCCTGGAGTCCGGAGCTCAGCCTTTACGACGCCAATGTGACGTCCCCGTGCCCTGAAACGGGGGGCTGCATCCTGATGCTGCGCTTCCTTCACCCTGTGGTCGCCGACAGCCTCACCGTGTGGATCACCTACATCTCAGCCG ATGAGCAGGCGAACACCAAGGTGGAGCTGATTACAGACACTGGCGAGGTTTTGGACATGGGTCCCCAACAAGTCTTCTGTGATGTGCCTCTCACTCTACGCGTGCACACCCGCAACAGGGTGGCCGCTGTCAGACTGAGCACTTTCGATGAGAAGATGGAGATTGACGCCGTCATGCTCACTTCTGGCCCTCAAAATGCTCTCTGCTCCAGCTGCCAGCCTCTGATCTACCGAGTGGTCCGGCAACCGCCATTCTCTGGTGACGTGGTCCAGCAAACTCTGCTTACATTTACAGACAG TGACATTTTAGAGGATGTGGAGTACGAGTACAGAGTTCAGGTGGAAGCCGGAGGCGTCCTCAGTGAgctttctccacctctcctctacAGACACGGAGCTCCTTTCTGTGGAGACGGACTACTCCAGGG GACAGAGGACTGTGATGATGGCAATCTGTTGGATGGTGATGGTTGCTCTAAGAAGTGCCACATGGAGTCAGGCTTCAACTGCAATG GTGAACCCAGCCTGTGCTATGTGTATGAGGGTGACGGGGTGTGTGAGGAGTTTGAGAGGGGCAACAGTGTACGGGACTGTGGTTACTTCACCCCTCATGGGTACAATGACCAATGGGCCTCCACAGCCGCCGCCTCCCATCAAGACCAGAGCAGGTGCCCAGCCTTGGCAGCTACTGGAGAGCCCTCGCTGGACAAG TTGTGCAAACCCCAGTACCTTGAGATTAACGAGAAGCCATCACATGACACGTGGGTTCCATGCACAGCCCAGTCATACACTCAGACCTACAATGACGAGGAAGACACAGTATGGCTCAAG GTGGGATTCGCTCAACCAGGAGTTGCTGCGTCAGTCATCATCTATTTGGCGTCAGATGGAGCATGGCCGGGAGAGCAGTGCAGGAAAACAGTCTTCATCCAACTGTCTGATACTGCTGGCCGAAACCATTCGCTGG GTTCCTATGAGTTGTCATGCCAACAGAATCCGCTGGTGGTGAATGTGACACACAACCTGAGTCAACCCTTTTTCCTGACCACAGCTGTCATGCTCAACTTCTCTTCACCCTTTGTTGCCGTGACGGGAGTCGCGTTACGCACATCGTGTCACTTCAGCGCCTTTGCCCTCAATGG CTGTTTAAGGCAGCCCTGTCCGACGGATGCATGCGGTCCTCCTCAGCTTGAGCACGCCTCGGTCACCTGCAGCCCTGGGACAGAGAGTTCGGAGAGTTCCCACTGCATTGTCCACTGTCATCCAGGGTTCACTCTCACCATGCTCAGTGGCCAGGGACATCCCCCCTTCCAG CGACAGACGGAGCTTCATTGCGTACATGGAGCATGGGACCGCATTGTGAGCTGTCAGCCAATCGACTGCGGCCTCCCTGACCAGTCACACGTTTTCTTCGCTGTCTTCAGTTGCCCCTGGGGGACTACTTTTGGAAAGCAGTGCTCCTTTACGTGCAGCCCCCCCGCTATACTTCAGG GGGACAGTGACCGGTTGGTTTGCCTGGATGATGGGCTTTGGTCCTTCCCTGAAGCGTACTGTAAGATAGAGTGCCCAGAGCCTCCGACTGTTCCCAACGCCAGGCTTCTAGTGCCCCGGTGCGACGGTACAGGGCACGATGTGGGTACCGTATGCCGTTACAGATGTAACCCAGGTTACTATGTTACTGGCAACCAAAACACCAAGTCAAAAAG GAGGTTTCTGAAGGTGGAGTGTTTAGAGGGGGGCAAGTGGGAGGAAGGGGGCTGTGAACCCGTCTCCTGTCCATCTCTGCCTGCTGTCTTTGAAGGCATGTACACCTGCACCAACGGCTTGCACTACAACAGCCTCTGTACCCTCCAGTGCCCCCACACCTCCGAAAAT CATACTATTCGCTGCACCAAAGAAGGCAAGTGGACAGAGGAGTTCACCATATGCAGGAGGTTAGATGGAGGTTGCCCACCTCCTCCTGATGTCAGTCAGTTTCAGTATGCCTGTGACCAGGGCTTCGATGTTG GTGCAGTTTGCTACCTAACATGCAGTGCGGCCTTGCATGACCCAGTGGTTTTAGCCAATGGCACCACAGCAGACAACGTCAAGCACTGGATGCTGCCAGAAAGAGTTCAG